In Papaver somniferum cultivar HN1 unplaced genomic scaffold, ASM357369v1 unplaced-scaffold_117, whole genome shotgun sequence, the DNA window TGTACTGTGGGTTCTCTATAGTTTACCTTTTGCTCATCCACATGGTGCTCTCATCGCTACGATAAACGCTATTGGTTTCGTGATTGAACTGACCTACGTTTGCATGTTCTTCAAATATGCAACCGAGAAAGGAAGGCGTTATGTAATGTCAGTGTTTGCTGGTGTAGCTGTTTTCGGTGTTACAGCAATACTGTTCAGTATCCTAGTGGAGAACAGGTTCACAACAATCGGAGTTCTGTATGACGTTGTCAACGTAATGACGTATGCTATGCCACTTGACAATCTTCTTCAGGTTTATGAAACAAAGAGCAGCCAGTATATGCCAAAGTACCTTTTACTTTTCAATGCTCTCAATGGTGGGTGTTGGTTTGCTTATGCACTTGTCCGTTTTGATATCTATTTATTGGTGAGTAATGGGTTGGGATTGattcttggtttaatccaaatcGGAGTATGGTGGTGGTACAGCAACTCAAAGCCAAAGGAGGAGGTAGACAATGGAGATTGGGTTGATGTCTCTCATTCTGTTCTCAAAGACTCGGTTAAGAAAGCTTGTTAGTAAAAGGACTAAACAaaaactttatttttct includes these proteins:
- the LOC113329712 gene encoding bidirectional sugar transporter SWEET7b-like; protein product: MVNTYLINSLGIIGNIISFGLFLSPAPTFYQIYKKRTVEDYSPNPYLAAVLNCVLWVLYSLPFAHPHGALIATINAIGFVIELTYVCMFFKYATEKGRRYVMSVFAGVAVFGVTAILFSILVENRFTTIGVLYDVVNVMTYAMPLDNLLQVYETKSSQYMPKYLLLFNALNGGCWFAYALVRFDIYLLVSNGLGLILGLIQIGVWWWYSNSKPKEEVDNGDWVDVSHSVLKDSVKKAC